The Bradyrhizobium sp. CCGB01 genome segment AAACGAGGGAGACGCACCATGGCCACAGCCGAGACGGATCATGTCTACAAGATCCTGGAGCTGGTCGGATCATCCGAGACGTCCATCGAGGATGCGATCAAGAACGCGATCAGCCGCGCCGCCAAGACCGTTCGCGAGATGAAATGGTTCGAGGTGGTGCAGACCCGCGGCCACATCGAAAATGGCGCCGTCCGCCACTACCAAGTGACGCTACGCGTCGGCTTCACGCTGGTGGACTAACTCCGCGGACGGCGCGCGAAACCGTCATGCCGCGGCGGCGTGGTTAACGTTCGACGACGGGAGTCGCTCAAATATCGACGACCTCCTCCGGCGGACTATGGACGCGCAAAATCATCGCGGAAGTTGCAACAGGCCGTTAAGACCAAAGTGAGAGGTTTGCGCCGATTTGGAGCAAGCCCGATGGTCACGAGCCGCGAACTCGGCAAGACCCGCCTTCCGCTCTGGGCGGCGGGATTCGTCGTGCTGATCTGCGTGGCCATCCTCGGCCTGAGCGTCTGGCGCGAATGGGAATCGCACGATGCCGATCTCAGGAACGCCGAGGTCGACGTCGCCAACCTCGCGCATTCGCTGGTCCAGCACGCGGACGACACATTCGAGCTCGCCGATACGATCCTGGTCGGACTGGTTCATCGGCTCGAACTCGACGGAATGGGCCCGGACACGATCTCAAAGCTCCAGACCTATCTGCCGACCCGCAAATCATCGGACCGCATCCGCGGCATCTTCGTCTATGACGCCACGGGTCGCTGGCTTGCCACGACCGAGCGGCTCGACTTCTCCAAGCTCAACAACAGCGACCGCGAATATTTCCGGCGCCATCGCGACTCCAGGGAGACGGGCACGCTGATCGGACCGCCGATCAAGAGCCGTGCCGGGGGCCAATGGATCATCACGGCGTCCCGCCGGATCAACGATTCCGACGGCGGCTTCGCCGGCGTTGTCCTGCTTACGCTCGACGTGAGCTACTTCGCCAGGTTCTACGAGCGCTTCGACTTCGGGCCGAACGGCTCGGCGTCGCTGCTCACCAACGCCGGTATCATGCTGGCGCGCAGCCACGACGAGAGCAGCGCCTTCGTCGGCCGCGACCTGTCCAATGCGCCGCTGTTCAAGGATTGGGAAAGCCGTCCGGCGGCCGCGGTCTACTACTTCAAATCACCGCTCGATGGCGTGCAGCGGCTGAGCTACTACCAGCGCAGCAGCCGCTATCCGCTGATGGTGCTGGCGAGCAAGTCGCAGGACGACGTGCTGGCGCCCTGGCGACGCGCGGCGACCGCACGCACGACCTTCGTGCTCGGCCTCGTCGGGCTGATCGCGGTGATCGGCTTCTACCTGGTCCGCCAGCTCTGGCAACGGCAGCGAATGGCGCAGGCCCTGGTTGCGACGGAAGCCCATTTCCGCCTGCTCGCCGAGCAATCCAGCGATATGGTATCCCGGATCGGGCTGGATAACCGGCTGCTCTACGTCTCTCCCTCGTGCGCGCGCATCATCGGCTGGTCTCCCGACGAACTGCTCGGCAC includes the following:
- a CDS encoding diguanylate cyclase domain-containing protein — protein: MVTSRELGKTRLPLWAAGFVVLICVAILGLSVWREWESHDADLRNAEVDVANLAHSLVQHADDTFELADTILVGLVHRLELDGMGPDTISKLQTYLPTRKSSDRIRGIFVYDATGRWLATTERLDFSKLNNSDREYFRRHRDSRETGTLIGPPIKSRAGGQWIITASRRINDSDGGFAGVVLLTLDVSYFARFYERFDFGPNGSASLLTNAGIMLARSHDESSAFVGRDLSNAPLFKDWESRPAAAVYYFKSPLDGVQRLSYYQRSSRYPLMVLASKSQDDVLAPWRRAATARTTFVLGLVGLIAVIGFYLVRQLWQRQRMAQALVATEAHFRLLAEQSSDMVSRIGLDNRLLYVSPSCARIIGWSPDELLGTSAVAGIHADDMERVEQAIIALKNGEAEEARFVYRQRHRDKGDIWAEAALHVTRASDSGEVDGVVAVVRDMTEQKDLQDKLASLATTDGLTGLANRRAFDERLAEEWARARRDGTPVSLLLIDVDHFKKFNDHYGHQAGDGCLRALGRILSAQARRPADLAARYGGEEFAVLLPNTGPDGCAEVGEGIRQALHDLAMLHAQNPPSRLVTASIGAATSLPSQTVLDCNTLVAGADRALYAAKDSGRDRLVMSGQVVAWPAKSA
- a CDS encoding dodecin: MATAETDHVYKILELVGSSETSIEDAIKNAISRAAKTVREMKWFEVVQTRGHIENGAVRHYQVTLRVGFTLVD